Part of the Bacteroidales bacterium genome is shown below.
GCGAGACGTTTCGCTTTTATCTGTTCGCCAATACTCCGGTAGAAGCTTTCTTTCGTTCTCATAAGTCAATTCTATCGTATTTCGGACGGAATGTCAATATAATTGACGTGAAAACCGAATTTTCTCATTTTTGTTGGTAAATTATATTGACAATGGCATAATATTTCGTTATATTTGACAATTATAATGACATTATGTGAAGGGCATAATGTCGATTCCGTTGTTATTCCATGATGCTGGTAGTCGTGGGAGAGGAGTAGATTATGAAAAATCAACACCATGTTGTTCCCAATTCCAAAGGGGGATGGGATGTAAAGCTGGCCGGAGCCGCAAAAGCAAGCGCCCATGCGGAAACCAAACAGGCGGCAGTTGACCTGGGCAGGGCCATGAGCCGTCATCAAGGGACTGAATTTGTCATCCATGGTAAAGATGGGAAAATTCAGCAGAGCGATAGTCACGGAAACGACCCGTTTCCGCCCAGGGGGTAAAAACATGGCAGATTGTAACGCCGAATTTAAGACTTTTTTAGATGCCATTCAGTTAAGCAAAACCAAAGTGGCCGATCTGCGCCGATCCAGGAGTGCTAAGGTTCGGCGGGGGCTCAGCATATCTCGTCTTCCGCTCTTGCTCTTGATCTCCAGAGTAGGCTTTCGCGAAAACATGGATAAATTGATCATAGGCCCTTTGACAAACGCTCGCCATCGGCGGTATCGTAAATAAAGAGGTAATCTGTAAATCACGGAACAAAATAGTCTATATTTCCTTCGAAATGCCTTTGCTTCTGAGCAAAAATGTTTAATTGCAAACCTGGAATCTTCGGATAGGATTGCCCATAACGGAGATAAGGGTGAGGTTAATGAAAGATATTTCATTGATTTTTTAACCAAGTATTTACCAAACAGGTATACTGTCGAAAAAGCAATGATCATTGACTCTGAAGGAAGCGTAAGCCATTCTATTGACATTGTAGTTTTTGATAGACAATACACCCCAACATTACTGGACAATAACAAGCACCGCTATGTTCCTGCAGAGGCTGTTTATGCTATATTTGAATGTAAACCCACCATTAATAAAGGGTATCTTGAATATACAGCAGAGAAAATCCTGTCCGTCAGAAGATTAAAGCGTACCTCAGTTGATATTGTACATGCGGGAGGAGTGTATCCGGCCAAGAAACACTTTGATATAATAGGGGGAATTCTTGCATTGCGAGTTGATTGGGAGGACGATTTCGGTATAACTTTTCAGAAAAACCATAAAACGCTAACCGGCGATAAACGTGTTGATTGTGGATTTGCCGCTGAAGGGGCAAGTTTTGATATTTTTGCAGATGTTGACAGTTTTGTTTATACTTTTGGGCCAAAGGAAAACTCTTTGGCATATTTTGTGTTTCGATTATTATGGAAGCTTCAATCATTGGCAACGGTTCCTGCTGTTGATTGGATGGCATATGCAAACACTTTGAGTGAATAAAAGGAGATTAATATGTTTGATTATAGTGATGCAATTGATGCTTTTTGGGATGAAAAAGTAAGGCTAAGTACAGTTTTTAAAGAAAAGCTGTATAATCATAGAAAAGCAAACCGAGATCGACTTATTTCCCGGGTGCCGGAAACACTTGGCATAACTATTACCGAATCCTGTTTTAAGCCACAAGGGTCTATGGCCATGCAAACAATAATTCAAACACGTTTTTCTGATGAGGAATACGATATTGATGATGGGATAGTCTTTGAAAAAGAAGATCTTAAAAACGATGATGGGGAATATTTCTCCACGGAATACATAAGGGAAAAAATCAAAGAAACTTTAAAAGATGGCAGATTCTGCAAGCAGCCAAAATTGTGTAAAAACTGTGTCAGAGTCTTTTATTCTGAAGAAGATGAAGAAAAACATCACGTCGATTTTCCAATATACCGAAAATATAATAACGATAATGATGATATTGTCAGAGAGCTTGCGAATGAGGAAGAATGGATAGAATCAGATCCAACACAGGTTAATACCTGGTTTAATGACGAGATTGAATCAAGGAACAAGCAGAAAACAGGGAAAGGCAGTCAATTACGAGTTCTCATTCAGTTATTAAAACGGTTTGTACGGAGTCGCCAGAATTGGGATATGCCCAATGGCATGAAATTAACAATGCTTGCCACGGAATGTCAAAATACTTTTTATGACAGGACCGATCGGGCATTTCGGGAATTGTTGCTAAATATTAATTCTCGGCTTAAAATATCAAAAACAATCAGGAATCTTGCTCACCCGGATGAGCCCACAATCACAAAGACTAACAATGATACCAATGTTAATAATCTAAAAGACAAGATTGAGATGGCCATTGATAAATTGATTGCACTGGATGCTTCTGACTGTGACATAAAGCAAGCAAGGTCTGTTTGGGATTGGATATTCATGGGTGATGGATTTTTTGATGATTTTGATGAAAAGCGTACTGATTCTTCCGAGGGCATTGCTTCTTCTTCATCCAGATATCCTGTTGAACATCGAGGAGGGGGAAGATTTGGATGAAAAAGAATCCTTTTTATCTCGCCGGCGCGAAGACGCATTGATAAAAATTGAGTATTATTTATCACGAGCTGGTAGATATTTACAACTAACTGATGTCGAAAAAAAGGGATTAGATGTATGGAGA
Proteins encoded:
- a CDS encoding DUF2188 domain-containing protein; the encoded protein is MKNQHHVVPNSKGGWDVKLAGAAKASAHAETKQAAVDLGRAMSRHQGTEFVIHGKDGKIQQSDSHGNDPFPPRG